GTGAGAGACATAGTTGGATGCAAGGGCTTGGAAGACTTGCACTATTGTTGTCAGAGTAAAGAGTGAAAAGTAAATTTGTGTGCATAGTTATACTTTTgtctaagagcaagtcttatggtggaatccaacctattccaagtgtggaaaattcatggaatgtcaagtctagtggcttccaagttgggattttccacaaaaaatccaagcaacgttccatggtttggtggaagggttcgtggaatccatcgaAACGCCAATAAGAATGGCGTTGAACGCCAATAAGATTGGCGCAGTAGAGGACAAGAAACGCCAACATGAATGGCGCTTAACGCTAATCAAAATAGCATAAGTCAAGCGTTGAAAAGAATGGCGTTCAGCGCTATTAAGATTGGCGTTTTTCAGCGCCAATCTTAATTGTGCTAACCACAAAAAACATCCAGTAGCCACTCCACTTCCCCAATCctatacttagtttttttttctactCTCTCATTTTTTTCCTCATGTTTCAAAATACGCTCCGTTCCGTCGTTGATGGCCGATAGCTCCGAAGCTTCCCTTTGTTGAGCCCTTTTCCCCGTTGGTCGACGAGGGCCATCCTCTTCATGCCATCTTGGGTCGCTTCTTGCGGGAGCACTACTTGTTGAAGCATTAACACTAGGAGCATCCGATTCATCTTCCACATTTTGAGTAGGATCAATTTCTTCGGGATTGAATCCGAGAACATGGGCTTTGAAAATTCGGTACACCTCTTCATTTTGAAAAGGTTTTCCCTTCCTAACCTTACTATATTCCAATCTAGCTTTTCTCTcctacaaaaaacaaacaaaaacccaagttagaaatccttcaataaaataaaatgatatacaTTAAGAAATCTTAATAAAACTTACAAGATCATCAATTCCGCATCCGCTTGCATTGTTTCTATGCAAATTTCTTAAGATACCAACCCATTTTTTGACATCTTTTTTCAAGGTACCAAATCTATTTTGTAACTTATGAACAGTTCTGTCATTTTTATTCCCAAAGCTGCTTACATATGTATCGAATACCCGCTCACAAAACTGGTTTGAATTTTGATCAACTCCGGCAACACCATCAAGTGTAATGCTtatccaagctttggtgattgcaacatcttcGGGTGTAAGATATTTTGCCATGGTTAAAAAAAAGTCTGATTGCAAtgaattttaagaagatggagaaaaatctagagaagatggagaaaaatctAGAGATTGAATGGTTTTGGTCTGAGCTGAGCTGAGAAGTTATCAATTTATAGGGAAAATTTCGAAttcaaaaaaatagtcgttgaaaCGCTATTGTTACTGGCGCTTCTTTGTGAGTCGTTGATTAGAAAGAGTCGTTACAGATCTCATGGTTAGGAatgaaacgcaattcttaatagcgtttggcgctattcttaatagcgtttggcGCTATTCTTAATGACCACCACTATTCAAGACTTGAGTTAATTGTGACTCTGGAACTACTTCATCTTGTGGAACATAATGACCATGTGCATCATCTGATTGACTTGTGACTGGTCTTTTACGTCTTGACCATTGAGAGTTGTCTCCAAGATCATAACATGATTGGGTTGACGTCGATCCTTCCCCAAGAGCACGTGCACGATCTATTTCAAACCAATACTCGTCCTTTGCAAGATTTAACGTAGCCAACCTATGCGCTAAATCTTTCCATTGCTCCTGAAAAGAAACACCAAGATAGCAAATATATGAAGGAACTTCTAATGTGTAAAGAAAATCATAATAATGTGGCAAACAAAATAATTGAAGGAGTTAAAATCAAAAATTACTAACCCTTGTTCCCCAATTAGCATCATACGTGAATGGAGGAGGATCGGGTGCTTGCAAAGGCACTTCAACACGGTTGCCTTCACTGTCTGAACGTACGGTACAGAAAGAAACTCTTGGAAATTCAGGTGAAGCTTGTGAGACGTTTTCATACTTATACCGTGATGGATATATTGGGTGGACCTGATTTACTAGAAATGTCGGATCTTGAGTGCTTGCAGCTCCAACTTCATCTCTGTTTTCTTGACGATATATTTCTGGGAGCAAAAATCCAATAGATTGTTGCTTCCACCACCACACATACATGCTCTCATCAACATGCTTATAGTCTCGTCCTTCAACCACATCAATAGGATCATGGGGGTAGCAAGGTCTTCCAAACGTTCTCGTGGACTTCTTGGAATTGTTATAAATCCCTTTGTTTGCTTTAAAAACCGTTCACCAAGATACATGATACTAGTATCGCTTTCCGGATTATAGAAAGCCACTCTTTGATTGGAGATTTCACGAGCATGCACTATATCAGGATGATCTCTATACATACTAGTAGACCATGGTTGCCATTCCGTTCCAACAATTGTCCTCAACTCAATTTGTTGGCGAGCTGTATTAAGAGAGTGTTTGGAAGTACCCCTTTGCAACTTCACTAGACTATCTTTCTTGAATATCATAATTGCAGGCCATACATCATCGGTACACCTTCTTGGAGAAAAGGCGTCAAAGTacgaaaatatatgtaaaatCAATATTCTAAAACCATCGCCAACCCACACATGTTTTTTCCACCTCTAGCAACCACACTCATGCTACTATACAAGTGACTAAAACAAgccgaaccccaatcataattaCCAATCGCAttcaaatcacgcaaggaagcgatCCAACCTTTGCTTGCTCTTGTAGTGGTACGTGCCAAAAAAActtttgaaatcacccataataaGAAGTATCGAGTCACAATCTCTCAATTTTCATCATTAATTGGATTGTCCTTGATATAGTTTACGAGGCAACTAATAGGAAATTCAGGTGAGTTCTTGTTGTACTTTGCATACCCATGCAAAGGTCCAAAATAGGTATCCTCTAGTTGTTGGTTTTCTCTACTTTTCCATTTACTTGTAGCGGCGTGTTCCAATCTTCTACGACCATTTCCAATAGGAATTCCAGTTAagtgaacaaaatctaaaggggTGAAACCAATTTCAAAGTTTGGAAAATGAAACGAATTGGTACTATACCACCACCTCTCTATGATTGCATAAGCTAGTTGTTGATCAGCTCTCTTAATTCTAATTTCAAAAAATCTAGCAAGGCCGGAATTTTGAAGAACTTGACTAGCACTTTCATGAACCACCACATGGTCATATAAATCCTCAAGGTCTTCTAGATTACTTCTAAACGTGATATCATGTTGTGTATCAAGTGGGTCTATACTTGTAGAAATATGTTTCTCATCCGGTTCTTTTGAACTCAAGATCATTAACACATCCATATCCACAATCTATACAAAATCATCAAATTAAAATCAATATAGTCACACAATGCACTTAAATTGTTTACATAATGTAACTAACACATGTTAATTCATTATCTCATGGCAATTTCACAATGttcatcatctaaaaccctaaataacacaatattcatcatctaaaaccctaaattacatgtcAAATTCGTCATTGTGAATCAAAATTGTTATCATTCATCATACAATCGAGTATCATGCATacaatcaacaataatatcatctAAAGCCCTAACATTTCATCAAACCATAAAATAAACTCAAATTATAATTCAACTAACCTCTCTTTGgattctcaatcaaattgagaAATTTAAGTATGCTTCGATTCCTTATGAAGCAGAGAACAAACCCTTTGAAGCAATTTCATTGATTTGAACCATGCTCTGAGAATTAAACAAGGaggttttaggttttgtttttctttttttttcactaAAGATGaactgaggaagaagaagaaggggtcgATGGTGTTACTGGTTATATGAACGAAAAAGCGCTAATAAGACTAGCGCTTGGCGCTATTAACAATTGCGTTTGGCGCTATTAAGATTGACGTTTTGACCGTTGACTAAAATCTAGCGCTATTATTAATAGCGTTTCCCTGGCGCTATTATTATTCGCGTTTTACGCTATTCTTATTTGCGTTTTCTGTGTTCCACGATTAGACTTGCGCTTCCATcaacagttccaagtgctgaggtggcatagaagatggaagatggatggattccatcataagacttgctctaataatAAAAGAGATGGACCCGGTGAACATCACAGTGAAAGTGAGCTCcaatttagatgattttttgttgAAGCTGATAAAGACGGAATTGAAATTGCTGCTTCCACTGCTCTGTCGTTAGGTATCCAATGTCATATGCTACAATGTAGATAGCCGTCCATAACAACTGATGATAAAATGAGGATGGTGAATGTAAGCTGGTTACCAGCATCTTGAAACTACCAACTCAATGGAGCTGCAATTGTCATTAATCTTCTTAATAATAATAAGGTGAATTCATGAAAACATATCAAAGACATTTACAATTTATTCCTACAAACTACATTGTGATTGATACAAACAATTCATGTAAACAGTAACCGTGCAAATTAGCCGATTCTTCAAACCGGTACTCGCTCTAACTGAACGTCGTTTTGCCTACCTAATTGTATAACAGGTACCTCTGATTGAGTCGTAACAGCCGATATGTCTTCGTTGTGGTAAGATTTGCAGACAAAGTAAACCACGGTGTGAACAACAAGCGAGAAATGAATCCAAATAGTTATCaacaaataacaaccaattcccACAAACACTTTACCCACCAAACTCATTTTGTTTCCATCAACCACAAGGTAAGCAAAAGTGAAAATAATACCAGCAAATGCAATTTCAAGCAGAGCAAAGACAGCGCAAGAAACCCATATCTTGCCTACAATCAATCTCATACTCTTTGCCAAAGCCCTTCTACCATAATCCTTCTCTAATACCGTTACTACCGTCGCAATATTCCAAACAACAATCATGTAAATTAATCCGGTAAAGAAAGGAACCGACAGACACATTATAAATACCAGAAGTTTAATCGCCCCTGGAGTTCCTGAACCATTGACGCCGACGAAAAACCATAACAACAAACAGAGAGCCACAAAGGTGTATACAGCCACGATAAAGAAGCACCATAAGAATGTCACAATAAGTCTCCCCCAACAATTTCGAAGTACACCGGTGGCTTTCTTGTAAGTGATATCTTTGGAGGTATAGAAACAAGCAATGGTATAGATGACACTAGAAGTTGACAAGAGAGTGAAAAACAGCAGCAAGATGAAATAAATAAATTGTGTTATACCATAAGCGATCCATCGAGATGTTTCTCTTTTTGGGTAGGTCTTGGTGTGGATGAAATtggagatttgtatctcagacaAGTAAAAGATGGCTAATGGAAAAAGTATCGTTGAGGTGATTTGTAAAAAGATTTTTTTGTTAAATGCTGTGAGTTTGTAGGCTTCTTTGTAGATGGCAAAGAACCCCATCGATTTGTTTGCTGGTTCTATATTCATGGTTGTATTCTTTAATTCCTAGAGAGAATTGAAGATTGTtgaaaagaaactaaaattaGTAGTGATGGAGATATTAGAAAGAAAGAATGGGTGGAATCCAGATGTATAAAGGTGATAAAAAAGTGAGAATAATTCTCAGAATGGTTTCAACTTTGGGTGCACTACTTCGTCTTAAATTCTTCTACTTACAGTATGTATAGAAAGTAATGCCATTTGCAGAGGAACTTCCCAAATGCTACTCTGATAATGGATGAGAAGTTTCTGACAAATTTCTATGTAAAGAGTAAAGAGTTAGGAGTAGTAGTTAGTACATGACTTTATTGTGGGACATGTTGATATCAATAGGGCATTAAAGAGAGTTTGCTTGCAAATTAGGAGTGGAAGGTTAATGAGTCTAGGACTTAGCTGGTGGTACAGAAAACTTACTCATCTTTTTGTCCAATTTTGGGAGTATGACGTGACGCCGACCATTTGTTTTTCCTGTTGCTATCCTTTTTACTTTTTGTGCGGACACGTATGAGGGATGAGTCGCATGACCGACAGGTTGTGGGATCATTTCCGTCCTTTACAACCCGGTAGGCCGGTAACTGAGTTCTCTGTGTAAATTCTTTTGAGTAAAAAAAATATCATGATTTGCATGTTTACGATGACATTTGACTAGAGATCCTTGGTTGAGTCAAGAAAGTATGCTTTTTCTCAAAGGCATTAATGGAGCATCGAGTTCAAGACTAGGAGACTGAGCCAGAGCCAAATCAATCGGTGAAAAACACGTCTCTTTACCTACCTGCCCAGGATATTTCCTTGCAAGTGGTTTGGTGTCAATTGCATAACTTTCAGCTGCAGCAACACAGAATATAAACCTCATCCTTAACAAAGAAGGTCTTTTCTTTCAAGATTAAATCTAACTCATCCCTCTCTTACAAACAATTGGAGAATAATCAAACATGGATAGAGAACCAGAGGAGCATCAATTCTTAGGATTCTTTGGGATCTATCAAGAAGCCTTCAAGATAACAGTAACATGGAGAAAAATCTTCTCAAGAATCATTCTTTCTCTTATCCTACCTCTGTCTTTCATTTACTTGGCTCAAATCCAGATATCAGAAGCAATTTTATCCAAAATCGATGATAGTGAAGAAGTTCAAGACACGGCTACTGGAGGAACAGCAAGGTTCGACAAAATCCATGCTCATATCATCTCCGAATGGGTTGCTTTCGGTATATTCAAAGCCGTTTATTTGCTTTTCCTCCTCATATTCTCTCTTCTATCGACTTCGGCTGTTGTCTACACGATTGCTTGCATCTATTCTGCGAAAGATCTCACATTCAAGACGGTTATGACTTATGAGTGTGGTGCCTAAAGTATGGAAGAGGCTCATGATCACTTTCATGTggaattcttcatcttggttgtcTACAATTTCCTGGCCATCTTTTTATCTTATTCGGTCGTTGTTCTTACAATCGGACTAGAAGGAGAAAATGTGAAAACCACTGTGACACTTCTAATTATCATATTGGTACCTTACTTCATCGGATTGGTTTATATCAGTGTCGTATGGCAACTTGCTAGTGTAGTCTCGGTGATGGAAGAAAGCTATGGTATTAAAGCTATGCTCAAGAGTAGGGCTTTGATTAAGGGGAAAATATGGGTTTCATCTTTCATTTTTATAAAGCTTCAAATCTTGTTTATCGGTATCCTAATGGCGTTTAAGGCGTTGGTTGTTCATGGGTATTCATTTGGAGATTTCTTTGTGATAAGGTATTCATTTGGAATTTGGGGGAGAATTTGTTTGGGGATATTTTTCATCGTTTTATTGACTCTGTTGATTCACTTTGCACTTGTGATTCAAACTGTCATATATTTTGTCTGCAAATCTTGCCACCATGAGAACATCGATAAGTCTGGCTTAGCGGAACATTTGGAGGTTTATTACTTGGGGGATTATGTTCCTTTGATGAGGGATAAAGATGTTCAGTTGGAAcaatttcatgtttgatttcctaTATCTAGTAACTGGTTGTTGCTTGTAGAAACTATAAAATGTAGCTTTTCTCAGTATAGATAGGATCAAATATATTAGTAGCTGTTTTCAGTGTGGTatgtgatttttattttatttttgatcagTTTTCAGTAGAAACTACAGATATGGATAAGATCCATTTAGCTGCTGGTATAATTTTCGAGGTTGTTTAAAAGCCTAGTTTTATACCGAATTCAACCAAAATCGTAGCAAGGCTGGGATGCTAAGCAAACTGTTGAATAAGTCGCACAGAAACAATTAGACCCTAATCCAAGATTATGATGATCTCGAATCATTCTACTCGTTGTCGGCTTTGAGTTTTGTCCAACAAAACGATCTCAAAGTTAGTTTGCAACAAATCGTCCATAAAGCGCCTTGATGAGCTAGAGCTTTACATGTTGGGCAAGTGTCATGGTTATGGTCACGTGACTGGAACTGCTGGGAGTCTTGGTTGTTGGACTGGTGCCTTTATTacgaatgatttttttttaggaatcatcgttttttttgggaccatggtcttatggccaccttccctatagttataaggggtgttctagaacattgaaatgactaacctatccttaacctaatttaatttaaaaccaacccaataaccacctctctctatatataaccaccaccacctcccaccatcgccgattacaaccaccaccaaccatcgattaccaccaccaccaccacccaccaccgccgattaccaccaccaccaacaacaaccaccgattgccaccaccgccgattaccaccaccaccacctccaattatcaccaccaacaaccaccgattaccaccaccacctctgataccaccaccaccaccaccactatatatatatagcttaatttaaaacattaacaaagatattctcacaaatccattacttgtcattcgtttttggttgaataaatgagaactaatcatcaaaatgagttgataatggaagttgcagagaggtttaatggagttttctttttcagtaaaaagttcggttatcacaaattatttttttcttaaccgaactcaaagttcggttgattcgcaaaaaaaatacttttaaccgaactccttgtattagaacagtacaagtccataagttcggttcgttcacaaaattattaagttttctttgtaaccgaactctacctataagcccagtacggttgattcgcaaaatatgttgaaatttgcgaaccaaccgaacttctaacactaggttacttttaacctgaagttcggttgggaacttggttgcgttgaagtttgcgaactaaccgaacacacaagatgtactcaaataaattgtcaagttcaaagttcggttacctaccattttatcctaggtaaccgaacattgcactgtacgaccaaaacctccattaacgagcgagttcggtaacctgcgtgtttggaaaacgtaaccgaactacactttcaggtgtgttcggttacatgtccttgacatatggtaacggaactacactttcagatgtgttcggttacatgttgttgacatatggttaaccgaactggcccaatttacataaaaattttcattgttttgaaagtttggagcaattcaaccaacattatctaagtttgaagcatacctgggtacccaaatacccttcctccggttgtggttggtaaaatccattgtttttcatgttttccttcttcatcttctctaactttactctctcaataattctacttattTAAATAAAAACGCATcttattttttaatctcactaattatctttaacttaatcatctcactaatcatcacactaactattattaacactagctaatcatcacccaaaattaatcaggagggtaatttaggtattaatataaatatctagataaggggtgacctagatttacttctaatgtctttacccaaaatataaCCATGGTCTCCCaagaaaaatcatggtccccaaaaaatcgttctttattACTTTCGACTACCCAACAGGGCGAAGTGTTTTCTAAGCTGGAATCCTTCAAGTTCGAAACGATTTTAAGCTGGACAATGACTAGTTTGCCTTGGGTTTTACTTTATCAAATCCACTATTCCATTATTTAGGTACAACGTCACCACCCTACACGTGGAAGTATCAGAGATAAAAAGAATATATTATAATTCGACCCAAAAATAACCCTCTCATATAACTTTCAATTGTGGGTCCGAAAAATGGACCTCCTGTGAATTCCAGGGACGACGAGACCCACCCTATGTGAGAGGAttgttttttgttgttttagGGGACGATATGTATAGAACTATTGGAAAGAATAAGCTCGGTAAGCATGGAGACGCCCCAATACCTGTTGTATCATGTCCTGAGACAAATTTAAAATAGACCGACTAGATGCAATCTTCACTGACGATGAAGAAACAAGATTGAGAAAATAATTATCTGGCGTGGGAGTAAGCCACCTACCAGCATTAAATGCGAAAGATAAATATGTTGTAGTCATTGTGTGGTTAGCATTGAGGTGGACGTGCAGACAAGAATTCTGCTCGTAGGAGATTACCGCAGTCCGAAATTTGACGGAAAATCAACTGCAGCATATATAGCGGAATGGTGCGTGACAACAAAGACATAAA
This is a stretch of genomic DNA from Papaver somniferum cultivar HN1 chromosome 1, ASM357369v1, whole genome shotgun sequence. It encodes these proteins:
- the LOC113350754 gene encoding uncharacterized protein LOC113350754, yielding MDREPEEHQFLGFFGIYQEAFKITVTWRKIFSRIILSLILPLSFIYLAQIQISEAILSKIDDSEEVQDTATGGTARFDKIHAHIISEWVAFGIFKAVYLLFLLIFSLLSTSAVVYTIACIYSAKDLTFKTVMTYECGA
- the LOC113350762 gene encoding uncharacterized protein LOC113350762, yielding MEEAHDHFHVEFFILVVYNFLAIFLSYSVVVLTIGLEGENVKTTVTLLIIILVPYFIGLVYISVVWQLASVVSVMEESYGIKAMLKSRALIKGKIWVSSFIFIKLQILFIGILMAFKALVVHGYSFGDFFVIRYSFGIWGRICLGIFFIVLLTLLIHFALVIQTVIYFVCKSCHHENIDKSGLAEHLEVYYLGDYVPLMRDKDVQLEQFHV